One Corynebacterium efficiens YS-314 DNA segment encodes these proteins:
- a CDS encoding winged helix-turn-helix transcriptional regulator has protein sequence MSNASPCWNPHSAHCASRDLLSTVGEKWAILILTSLGAGAKRFGEVEQAVEGISQKMLSQRLQRLVADGLVERTTYKEIPPRVDYELTPLGRSVLPLLQLLVQWTIGNMDQVVDNREQASGSGDELRG, from the coding sequence ATGAGCAATGCGTCCCCTTGCTGGAACCCCCACAGCGCCCACTGCGCCAGCCGTGACCTCCTCAGCACCGTCGGTGAGAAGTGGGCGATCCTGATCCTCACCTCCCTGGGCGCGGGAGCAAAGAGATTCGGTGAGGTGGAGCAGGCGGTGGAGGGGATTTCCCAGAAGATGCTCTCTCAACGCCTGCAGCGGCTGGTCGCCGATGGACTGGTGGAACGCACCACGTACAAGGAGATCCCACCCCGGGTCGACTATGAACTGACCCCCCTTGGCCGCTCGGTTCTCCCCCTCCTCCAACTGCTCGTTCAGTGGACCATCGGGAACATGGATCAGGTGGTGGACAACCGCGAGCAGGCCTCCGGGTCAGGAGATGAGCTCAGGGGTTGA
- the argJ gene encoding bifunctional glutamate N-acetyltransferase/amino-acid acetyltransferase ArgJ — protein sequence MAQTGITAPKGFVASATTAGIKPSGKPDMALVVNQGPEYTAAAVFTRNRVIASPVKVSRENVADGQLKAVLYNAGNANACNGTQGDADARESVNTLATKLGLAPEDIGVCSTGLIGELLPMDKVTAGIEALTAEGALGDNGAAAAQAIMTTDTVDKETVVFADGWTVGAMGKGVGMMAPSLATMLVCLTTDASITPAMARIALAKATAVTFETLDIDGSTSTNDTVFLLASGASGVKPTQDELNDAVFAACSDLAEQMQADAEGVTKRVSVTVTGTTTDEMAINAARTIARDNLFKCAMFGSDPNWGRVLAAVGMADADMDPDHIAVYFNDQAVCLDSTGAPGAREVDLSGADIAVRVDLGAGGEGQATVRTTDLSYSYVEINSAYST from the coding sequence ATGGCCCAGACCGGCATCACCGCACCCAAGGGATTCGTCGCCTCGGCGACCACCGCGGGTATCAAACCCTCGGGCAAGCCCGACATGGCCCTCGTGGTCAACCAGGGACCCGAGTACACCGCCGCCGCGGTGTTCACCCGCAACCGGGTGATCGCCTCACCCGTCAAGGTCAGCCGCGAGAACGTTGCCGACGGCCAGCTCAAGGCTGTGCTCTACAACGCCGGCAACGCCAATGCCTGCAACGGCACCCAGGGTGATGCCGATGCCCGCGAATCCGTCAACACCCTCGCGACGAAGCTGGGCCTCGCGCCGGAGGACATCGGGGTGTGCTCCACCGGTCTCATCGGTGAGCTGCTGCCCATGGACAAGGTCACCGCCGGTATTGAGGCGCTCACCGCCGAGGGCGCACTGGGGGACAATGGTGCGGCCGCCGCACAGGCCATCATGACCACCGACACCGTGGACAAGGAGACCGTCGTCTTCGCCGACGGCTGGACCGTCGGCGCGATGGGCAAGGGCGTGGGCATGATGGCCCCGTCCCTGGCCACCATGCTGGTCTGCCTGACCACCGATGCCTCCATCACCCCGGCCATGGCACGCATCGCCCTGGCCAAGGCCACCGCCGTCACCTTCGAAACCCTCGACATCGACGGATCCACCTCCACCAATGACACGGTGTTCCTGCTGGCCTCCGGTGCCTCCGGTGTCAAACCCACCCAGGACGAGCTCAACGATGCGGTCTTCGCCGCCTGCTCCGACCTGGCCGAGCAGATGCAGGCCGATGCGGAGGGCGTGACCAAACGCGTCAGCGTCACCGTCACCGGCACCACCACCGATGAGATGGCCATCAACGCCGCACGCACCATTGCCCGCGACAACCTGTTCAAGTGCGCGATGTTCGGCTCCGACCCCAACTGGGGTCGCGTCCTGGCCGCGGTCGGTATGGCTGATGCGGACATGGACCCGGATCACATCGCCGTGTACTTCAATGATCAGGCCGTGTGCCTTGATTCCACCGGAGCGCCGGGTGCCCGCGAGGTCGATCTCTCCGGCGCGGATATCGCCGTGCGCGTGGATCTGGGTGCCGGTGGCGAGGGGCAGGCCACCGTGCGCACCACCGACCTCAGCTACTCCTATGTGGAGATCAACTCCGCGTACAGCACCTAA
- the argH gene encoding argininosuccinate lyase — MEKHGTNEGALWGGRFSGGPSEAMFALSVSTHFDWVLAPYDVLASKAHAKVLHSAGLLSDADLDTMLEGLDQLGRDVADGSFGPLPSDEDVHGAMERGLIDRVGPEVGGRLRAGRSRNDQVATLFRMWVRDAIRGIAVGVTELIDALTTQAAAHPDAIMPGKTHFQAAQPVLLAHQLQAHAQPLLRDLERIRDLDKRLAVSPYGSGALAGSSLQLNPEAIAAELGFDSAADNSIDATSSRDFASEAAFVLAQIAVDMSRLAEEIIAWCTPEFGYIVLADAWSTGSSIMPQKKNPDVAELTRGKTGRLIGNLAGLLATLKAQPLAYNRDLQEDKEPIVDSVAQLNLLLPAMTGLVSTLTFNTDRMRELAPAGYTLATDLAEWMVREGVPFREAHEASGACVRIAEGRGVDLVDLTDEELAGVDPRLTPAVRDVLTIEGAVASRATRGGTAGDRVSEQRDRINQANADHLAWATTPVRS; from the coding sequence GTGGAAAAGCACGGAACCAATGAAGGTGCCCTGTGGGGTGGCCGGTTCTCCGGCGGCCCCTCCGAGGCCATGTTCGCACTGAGTGTGTCCACCCATTTCGACTGGGTGCTCGCCCCCTATGACGTACTGGCCTCCAAGGCCCACGCGAAGGTCCTGCACTCCGCGGGACTGCTCAGCGACGCCGACCTGGACACCATGCTTGAGGGTCTGGACCAGCTCGGCCGTGATGTCGCCGACGGTTCCTTCGGTCCGCTGCCCTCCGATGAGGATGTGCACGGCGCGATGGAGCGCGGTCTCATCGACCGGGTCGGCCCCGAGGTCGGCGGCCGCCTGCGCGCGGGCCGGTCCCGCAATGACCAGGTGGCCACCCTCTTCCGCATGTGGGTGCGCGACGCCATCCGTGGCATCGCCGTCGGCGTCACCGAGCTTATCGACGCCCTCACCACCCAGGCCGCAGCCCACCCCGATGCCATCATGCCCGGCAAGACCCACTTCCAGGCAGCCCAGCCGGTCCTGCTGGCACACCAGCTCCAGGCCCATGCCCAGCCGCTGTTGCGTGACCTCGAGCGCATCCGTGACCTGGACAAACGCCTGGCGGTGTCGCCCTACGGTTCCGGTGCACTGGCGGGATCCTCCCTGCAGCTCAACCCGGAGGCCATCGCCGCGGAACTCGGTTTCGACTCCGCCGCCGACAACTCCATCGACGCGACCTCCTCCCGTGACTTCGCCTCCGAGGCGGCCTTCGTCCTCGCGCAGATCGCCGTGGACATGTCCCGCCTGGCCGAGGAGATCATTGCCTGGTGCACCCCGGAATTCGGCTACATTGTGCTTGCCGACGCCTGGTCCACCGGATCCTCCATCATGCCACAGAAGAAGAACCCCGACGTCGCGGAACTGACCCGTGGCAAGACCGGTCGCCTGATCGGCAACCTCGCCGGACTCCTGGCCACCCTCAAGGCACAGCCCCTGGCCTACAACCGTGACCTGCAGGAGGACAAGGAGCCGATCGTCGACTCCGTCGCTCAGCTCAACCTGCTGCTCCCGGCGATGACCGGACTGGTCTCCACCCTGACCTTCAACACCGACCGCATGCGTGAACTCGCACCGGCCGGTTACACCCTGGCCACCGACCTGGCCGAGTGGATGGTCCGCGAAGGTGTGCCATTCCGCGAGGCACATGAAGCCTCCGGTGCCTGCGTGCGCATCGCCGAGGGCAGGGGAGTGGACCTGGTCGACCTCACCGATGAGGAACTGGCCGGCGTGGATCCCCGACTGACCCCCGCTGTCCGCGATGTGCTGACCATCGAAGGTGCCGTGGCCTCGCGCGCCACCCGCGGTGGTACCGCCGGTGATCGTGTGAGCGAACAGCGCGACCGCATCAACCAGGCCAATGCAGATCACCTGGCCTGGGCGACCACCCCGGTGCGGAGTTAG
- a CDS encoding argininosuccinate synthase: MTNRVVLAYSGGLDTSVAIPYLSKMTGGEVVAVSLDLGQGGEDMESVRQRALDCGAVESIVIDAKDEFAEEYCLPTIKANGMYMKQYPLVSAISRPLIVKHLVQAAKEHGGTHVSHGCTGKGNDQVRFEVGFMDLDPSLEIIAPARDYAWTRDKAIEFAEENNVPIEQSAASPFSIDQNVWGRAIETGFLEDLWNPPTKDLYAYTEDPALGNAPDEVIITFKSGKPVAIDGRPVTMLEAIEELNRRGGAQGVGRLDMVEDRLVGIKSREIYEAPGAIILITAHEAMEDVTIERELARYKRGIDARWSEEVYDGLWFGPLKRSLDAFIESTQEHVTGDIRLVLHAGKVTVNGRRSGSSLYDFNLATYDTGDTFDQTAAKGFVQLHGLSSKIANKRDREAGEN; the protein is encoded by the coding sequence ATGACCAATCGTGTCGTACTCGCGTACTCCGGTGGCCTGGACACCTCTGTCGCCATCCCGTACCTGTCCAAGATGACCGGCGGCGAGGTCGTCGCCGTCTCCCTCGACCTCGGTCAGGGCGGCGAGGACATGGAGTCCGTCCGCCAGCGTGCGCTCGACTGCGGTGCGGTCGAATCCATCGTCATCGACGCCAAGGATGAGTTCGCCGAGGAGTACTGCCTGCCCACCATCAAGGCCAACGGCATGTACATGAAGCAGTACCCGCTGGTGTCCGCGATCTCCCGTCCGCTGATCGTCAAGCACCTGGTGCAGGCCGCCAAGGAGCACGGTGGCACCCACGTCTCCCACGGCTGCACCGGCAAGGGCAATGACCAGGTCCGCTTCGAGGTCGGTTTCATGGACCTCGACCCCAGCCTGGAGATCATCGCCCCGGCACGTGACTACGCATGGACCCGCGACAAGGCCATCGAGTTCGCCGAGGAGAACAACGTTCCGATCGAGCAGTCCGCAGCCTCCCCGTTCTCCATCGACCAGAACGTCTGGGGCCGTGCCATCGAAACCGGTTTCCTCGAGGACCTGTGGAACCCGCCGACCAAGGACCTCTACGCCTACACCGAGGATCCCGCCCTGGGCAACGCCCCCGATGAGGTCATCATCACCTTCAAGTCCGGCAAGCCTGTCGCCATCGACGGCCGTCCGGTCACCATGCTCGAGGCCATCGAGGAGCTCAACCGCCGTGGTGGTGCACAGGGTGTCGGTCGTCTCGACATGGTCGAGGACCGCCTCGTGGGCATCAAGTCCCGCGAGATCTACGAGGCACCGGGTGCCATCATCCTCATCACCGCCCACGAGGCCATGGAGGACGTCACCATCGAGCGTGAGCTGGCCCGCTACAAGCGCGGTATCGACGCCCGCTGGTCCGAGGAGGTCTACGACGGTCTCTGGTTCGGCCCGCTGAAGCGCTCCCTGGATGCCTTCATCGAGTCCACCCAGGAGCACGTCACCGGTGATATCCGCCTGGTGCTGCACGCCGGCAAGGTCACCGTCAACGGCCGTCGTTCCGGTTCCTCCCTCTACGACTTCAACCTGGCCACCTACGACACCGGCGACACCTTCGACCAGACCGCAGCCAAGGGCTTCGTCCAGCTGCACGGCCTGTCCTCCAAGATCGCCAATAAGCGCGACCGCGAGGCCGGCGAGAACTAG
- the argF gene encoding ornithine carbamoyltransferase has protein sequence MTNPNVRHFLADDDLTPAEQAEVLTLAAELKRNPLAKRPLEGPLSVAVLFDKTSTRTRFSFDAGIAHLGGHAIVVDSGSSQMGKGETLQDTGAVLSRYVEAIVWRTYAQSNLTDMAETATVPIVNALTDDLHPCQILADLQTIVENLSPEQGPAGLKGKKAVYLGDGDNNMANSYMIGFATAGMDISIIAPSGFQPKQVFVDRARARAQETGATVTVTDNLDEVAGADVVITDTWVSMGMENDGIDRTTPFVPYQVNDEVMARANEDAIFLHCLPAYRGSEVSASVIDGPASRVFDEAENRLHAQKALLVWLLENQPG, from the coding sequence ATGACCAACCCGAATGTTCGGCATTTCCTCGCCGACGATGACCTCACCCCGGCCGAACAGGCCGAGGTCCTGACCCTGGCCGCCGAGCTGAAGAGGAACCCGCTGGCCAAGCGCCCACTGGAGGGTCCACTGTCGGTGGCGGTGCTCTTTGACAAGACCTCCACCCGCACCCGTTTCTCCTTCGATGCGGGCATCGCGCACCTCGGTGGACACGCCATCGTGGTGGATTCCGGTAGCTCCCAGATGGGCAAGGGGGAGACCCTGCAGGACACCGGTGCCGTGCTGTCCCGTTATGTCGAGGCGATCGTCTGGCGGACCTACGCCCAGTCCAACCTCACGGACATGGCCGAGACCGCCACCGTCCCGATCGTCAACGCACTGACCGATGATCTGCACCCCTGCCAGATCCTGGCGGACCTGCAGACCATCGTGGAGAACCTCAGCCCCGAGCAGGGCCCTGCCGGCCTGAAGGGGAAGAAGGCCGTCTACCTCGGCGACGGGGACAACAACATGGCCAATTCCTACATGATCGGCTTCGCCACCGCGGGCATGGACATCTCCATCATCGCCCCGTCAGGGTTCCAGCCGAAGCAGGTCTTCGTCGACCGGGCCCGGGCACGTGCCCAGGAGACCGGTGCGACCGTGACCGTCACCGACAACCTCGACGAGGTCGCCGGCGCCGATGTCGTGATCACCGACACCTGGGTGTCCATGGGTATGGAGAACGACGGCATCGACCGAACCACCCCGTTCGTGCCCTACCAGGTCAATGACGAGGTCATGGCCCGGGCCAACGAGGATGCGATCTTCCTGCACTGCCTCCCGGCCTACCGCGGCAGCGAGGTGTCGGCCTCTGTCATCGACGGACCCGCCTCCCGCGTGTTCGACGAGGCGGAGAACCGACTGCACGCACAGAAGGCGCTGCTGGTGTGGCTTCTGGAAAACCAGCCGGGCTGA
- a CDS encoding acetylornithine transaminase, with protein MKNLATVEDTLTSWPQVLLNTYGTPPVELVTGKGSTVTDADGNVYIDLLAGIAVNALGHAHPAIIEAVTTQLSQLGHVSNLFATRPVVEVAAELVQRFALDDATIASQTQVFFCNSGAEANEAAFKLARLTGRHRILAATNGFHGRTMGSLALTGQPDKRIPFAPLPSGVEFYPYGDLDYLTTLVESDPTDTAAIILEPIQGETGVIPAPEGFLTGVRELCDKHGLLFIVDEVQTGIGRTGDFFAHQHEGVTPDVVTMAKGLGGGLPIGACLATGEAAKLFGPGKHGTTFGGNPVSAAAARAVLSVIDEEFCADVARKGELFAEQLRGVAGVADVRGRGLMLGVVLDQPVAKQAVTAGFKHGLILNAPADNIIRLTPPLVITDDEIRDAVRALAAVLAELNA; from the coding sequence ATGAAGAACCTCGCCACCGTGGAGGACACGCTCACCAGCTGGCCCCAGGTACTGCTCAACACCTACGGCACACCGCCGGTGGAACTGGTCACCGGCAAGGGCTCGACCGTCACCGATGCCGACGGCAATGTCTACATCGACCTGCTCGCCGGCATCGCCGTCAACGCCCTCGGCCACGCGCACCCCGCGATCATCGAGGCCGTGACCACCCAGCTCTCCCAGTTGGGACATGTCTCCAACCTGTTCGCCACCCGCCCGGTCGTCGAGGTTGCGGCCGAGCTCGTGCAGCGTTTCGCGCTTGACGACGCCACCATCGCCTCCCAGACACAGGTGTTCTTCTGCAACTCCGGTGCCGAGGCCAACGAGGCCGCATTCAAGCTTGCACGCCTGACCGGCCGGCACCGCATCCTCGCCGCCACCAACGGCTTCCACGGCCGCACCATGGGGTCCCTCGCACTGACCGGCCAGCCGGACAAGCGCATCCCGTTCGCACCCCTGCCCAGTGGGGTGGAGTTCTACCCCTACGGCGACCTGGATTACCTGACCACCCTGGTGGAATCCGACCCCACCGACACCGCCGCCATCATCCTGGAACCCATCCAGGGCGAGACCGGTGTCATCCCGGCACCCGAGGGTTTCCTCACCGGGGTGCGCGAACTGTGTGACAAGCACGGCCTGCTCTTCATCGTCGATGAGGTGCAGACCGGTATCGGCCGCACCGGTGATTTCTTCGCCCACCAGCACGAGGGTGTCACACCCGATGTGGTGACCATGGCCAAGGGACTGGGCGGCGGACTGCCCATCGGTGCCTGCCTGGCCACCGGCGAGGCGGCCAAACTCTTCGGCCCCGGCAAACACGGCACGACCTTCGGCGGCAACCCGGTGTCCGCGGCGGCGGCACGCGCCGTGCTCTCGGTCATCGATGAGGAGTTCTGCGCCGATGTCGCCCGCAAGGGGGAGCTCTTCGCGGAACAGCTGCGCGGGGTGGCCGGTGTCGCGGATGTCCGCGGACGTGGCCTCATGCTCGGTGTGGTGCTGGATCAGCCCGTGGCCAAGCAGGCGGTGACCGCAGGTTTCAAGCACGGTCTCATCCTCAACGCCCCGGCGGACAACATCATCCGTCTCACGCCGCCACTGGTGATCACCGATGATGAGATCAGAGACGCCGTCCGGGCCCTGGCCGCGGTGCTCGCCGAATTGAACGCTTAA
- the argB gene encoding acetylglutamate kinase, which produces MNELIKNLGDEERAHVLAEALPWLQHFRDKIVVVKYGGNAMVDDSLKAAFAADMVFLRTVGAKPVVVHGGGPQISDMLRRVGLEGEFKGGFRVTTPEVMEIVRMVLFGQVGRDLVGLINSHGPYAVGTSGEDAGLFTAEKRLVDIDGTPTDIGLVGNIVNVDATSLMDLIDAGRIPVVSTIAPGADGQVYNINADTAAGALASAIGAERLLVLTNVEGLYTDWPNKSSLVSKIVASELDAILPGLDAGMIPKMESCLNAVRGGVNAAHVIDGRIAHSVLLELLTMGGIGTMVLPDNYAREDYPEGTVFRKNYQDGHA; this is translated from the coding sequence ATGAACGAACTGATCAAGAATCTCGGTGATGAGGAGCGGGCCCATGTGCTCGCCGAGGCACTGCCGTGGCTCCAGCACTTCCGCGACAAGATCGTCGTGGTCAAATACGGCGGCAACGCCATGGTGGATGACAGCCTCAAGGCCGCCTTCGCCGCGGACATGGTGTTCCTGCGCACCGTCGGTGCCAAGCCCGTCGTGGTCCACGGCGGCGGCCCGCAGATCTCCGACATGCTCCGCCGCGTCGGCCTGGAGGGCGAGTTCAAGGGCGGGTTCCGCGTGACCACCCCGGAGGTCATGGAGATCGTCCGCATGGTGCTCTTCGGCCAGGTCGGTCGTGACCTGGTCGGTCTGATCAACTCCCACGGCCCCTACGCGGTGGGCACCTCCGGTGAGGATGCCGGCCTGTTCACCGCGGAGAAACGCCTGGTGGACATCGACGGCACCCCCACCGACATCGGGCTGGTGGGCAATATCGTCAACGTTGACGCGACCTCGCTCATGGACCTCATCGACGCTGGCCGCATCCCGGTGGTCTCCACGATCGCCCCCGGTGCCGACGGTCAGGTCTACAACATCAACGCCGACACCGCCGCCGGGGCCCTGGCCTCCGCCATCGGTGCCGAGCGTCTGCTCGTGCTCACCAACGTCGAGGGCCTGTACACCGACTGGCCCAACAAGAGCTCCCTGGTGTCGAAGATCGTCGCCTCCGAACTCGACGCCATCCTGCCCGGGCTTGATGCGGGCATGATCCCGAAGATGGAATCCTGCCTCAACGCCGTGCGCGGGGGAGTCAACGCCGCCCACGTCATCGACGGCCGCATTGCCCACTCGGTACTGCTCGAACTGCTCACCATGGGAGGCATCGGCACCATGGTGCTGCCCGACAACTACGCCCGGGAGGACTACCCGGAGGGCACCGTATTCAGAAAGAACTACCAGGACGGACACGCATAG
- a CDS encoding NAD(P)-dependent oxidoreductase, with protein sequence MSRISIIGATGMIGGAITREAQERGHDVIGTNRSGAASNPVQGVTYRALDLTDTDAVMALAAESDVLVISVAGGRETGDFGPVIRAHADLIAAAPTSRIFVVGGAGGLEMPNGTLLINAGVIPEEYADEPRSFVEVLNLYRSADEGLDWVMLAPSPEIAPGGKAESYVLADDVPAGERVTTGTFAAAALDEIETPAHRRTRFTVADA encoded by the coding sequence ATGAGCAGAATCAGCATCATCGGAGCCACAGGAATGATTGGTGGTGCCATCACCCGTGAGGCGCAGGAGCGTGGCCATGATGTCATCGGCACCAATCGGAGTGGAGCTGCCAGCAACCCGGTGCAGGGCGTGACCTATCGCGCCCTCGACCTCACCGACACCGATGCCGTCATGGCCCTCGCGGCGGAGTCAGATGTGCTGGTCATCTCTGTGGCCGGTGGCCGGGAAACAGGTGACTTCGGCCCCGTCATCCGGGCACACGCCGATCTCATCGCAGCCGCACCCACCTCCCGCATCTTTGTTGTCGGTGGTGCAGGTGGATTGGAGATGCCCAACGGCACTCTGCTGATCAACGCCGGGGTCATCCCCGAGGAGTACGCCGACGAGCCACGCAGTTTCGTGGAGGTTCTCAACCTGTACCGCTCCGCAGACGAGGGCCTGGACTGGGTCATGCTGGCCCCGTCGCCGGAGATCGCCCCCGGTGGGAAGGCGGAGTCCTATGTGCTGGCCGATGATGTCCCGGCCGGGGAGCGGGTGACCACCGGGACTTTCGCGGCGGCCGCCCTCGATGAGATTGAGACCCCCGCGCACCGTCGCACCCGTTTCACGGTGGCGGACGCCTAG
- the argC gene encoding N-acetyl-gamma-glutamyl-phosphate reductase gives MTIKVAVAGASGYAGGEILRLLLGHPAYASGELEIGALTAASTVGSTVAELMPHLPQLADRVIEDTTKEVLAGHDVVFLGLPHGFSAEIANQLGPEVTVIDCAADFRLTNADDWSKFYGSEHAGSWPYGIPEMPGHREQLKGATRVAVPGCFPTGATLALLPAVQADLIEPDISVVSITGVSGAGKKASVPLLGSETMGSLKAYNTSGKHRHTPELTQNLKEVTDKDVTISFTPVLAPLPRGILTTATAPLIDGVTQEQARKVYEDFYVDEPFVLVLPEGVQPQTQNVVGSNMCHVQIEVDTVARKVLVTSAIDNLTKGTGGAAVQCMNLALGFEETAGLPRTGVAP, from the coding sequence ATGACGATCAAGGTTGCAGTAGCAGGAGCCAGTGGATACGCAGGCGGCGAGATTCTCCGCCTCCTCCTGGGCCACCCGGCCTATGCATCAGGGGAGCTGGAGATCGGCGCCCTGACCGCCGCCTCCACGGTGGGCAGCACGGTGGCCGAGCTGATGCCCCACCTGCCGCAGCTGGCGGACCGGGTCATCGAGGACACCACCAAGGAGGTGCTCGCCGGTCATGACGTGGTCTTCCTCGGTCTGCCCCACGGTTTCTCCGCGGAGATCGCCAACCAGCTCGGCCCCGAGGTCACCGTCATCGACTGCGCCGCGGACTTCCGTCTCACCAACGCCGATGACTGGTCGAAGTTCTACGGCTCCGAGCACGCCGGATCCTGGCCCTACGGCATCCCCGAGATGCCCGGCCACCGCGAACAGCTCAAGGGGGCCACGCGGGTGGCCGTCCCGGGATGTTTCCCCACCGGCGCCACCCTCGCGCTCCTGCCGGCGGTGCAGGCCGACCTCATCGAACCGGATATCTCGGTGGTCTCCATCACCGGTGTCTCCGGTGCCGGCAAGAAGGCATCCGTGCCGCTGCTCGGCTCGGAGACCATGGGCTCCCTCAAGGCCTACAACACCTCCGGCAAGCACCGCCACACCCCGGAGCTGACCCAGAACCTGAAGGAAGTCACCGACAAGGATGTCACCATCAGCTTTACCCCGGTGCTGGCACCGCTGCCCCGCGGCATCCTCACCACCGCCACCGCACCGCTGATCGACGGTGTCACCCAGGAGCAGGCACGGAAGGTCTATGAGGACTTCTATGTCGATGAGCCCTTCGTGCTCGTCCTGCCGGAGGGTGTCCAGCCCCAGACCCAGAACGTGGTCGGGTCCAACATGTGCCACGTCCAGATCGAGGTGGACACCGTGGCCCGCAAGGTGCTGGTCACCTCGGCCATCGACAATCTCACCAAGGGCACCGGTGGTGCGGCCGTGCAGTGCATGAACCTCGCCCTCGGCTTCGAGGAGACCGCCGGTCTCCCACGCACCGGCGTCGCACCCTAA
- a CDS encoding arginine repressor translates to MTMDDGRASTSTPVTRTARQALIVQILNRQRVTSQVQLSELLLDEGIDITQATLSRDLDELGARKVRPDRGRAFYAIGPVDTTIGEDLRGPQEKLRRMLDELLVSTDHSGNIAMLRTPPGAAQYLASFIDRVGLKEVVGTIAGDDTVFVLAREPLTGRDLGELLGGRAGARGPEGKV, encoded by the coding sequence ATGACCATGGATGACGGGCGGGCGTCGACAAGCACCCCGGTGACCCGCACCGCACGCCAGGCGCTGATCGTGCAGATCCTCAACCGGCAGCGGGTGACCAGCCAGGTGCAGCTGTCCGAACTGCTTCTCGACGAGGGGATCGACATCACCCAGGCCACCCTCTCCCGTGACCTGGATGAGCTCGGTGCCCGCAAGGTCCGCCCCGACCGCGGACGTGCGTTCTACGCGATCGGGCCGGTGGACACCACCATCGGCGAGGACCTGCGTGGGCCCCAGGAGAAACTGCGACGCATGCTCGATGAGCTGCTGGTCTCCACCGACCACTCCGGCAACATCGCCATGCTGCGCACACCCCCGGGAGCTGCCCAGTACCTGGCCAGTTTCATCGACCGGGTGGGCCTGAAGGAGGTCGTGGGCACCATCGCCGGTGATGACACCGTCTTTGTCCTCGCCCGCGAACCCCTGACCGGGCGCGACCTCGGCGAACTACTGGGTGGTCGTGCCGGGGCCCGCGGGCCGGAAGGTAAGGTATGA